In a single window of the Apteryx mantelli isolate bAptMan1 chromosome 11, bAptMan1.hap1, whole genome shotgun sequence genome:
- the LOC136993086 gene encoding olfactory receptor 14C36-like — protein sequence MSNSSSFNEFLLLAFVDTWELRLLHFSLFLGTYLSALLGNGLIITAVTCDHHLHTPMYFFLLNLSVLDLGTLSTTVPKSMANSLWDTRAISYSGCAAQVFLVVFFLGGEYFLLTVMAYDCYVAICRPLHYSTLMGSTACVKMATGAWASAFLHALLHTVNTFSIPLCQGNTVDQFFCEIPQILKLSCSDSYLSEVGLIAFSASIIFGCFIFIVLSYVQIFTVVLRIPSEQARNKAFSTCLPHLAVVSLFLSTDAFAYPKPPSISSPALDMVLTVLYMVVPPALNPLIYSMRNKEFKDALRKV from the coding sequence atgtccaacagcagctccttcaatgagttcctcctcctggcatttgtggatacgTGGGAGCTgcggctcttgcacttctcactcttcctgggcacctatctgtctgccctcctgggcaatggcctcatcatcacagctgtaacctgcgaccaccacctccacacccccatgtacttcttcctcctcaacctctctgttctggaccttggcaccttgtccaccacagtccccaaatccatggccaattccctgtgggacaccagggccatttcctactcaggatgtgctgctcaagtcttcctggttgtcttcttcttaggaggagagtattttctcctcactgttatggcctatgactgctacgttgccatctgcagacccctgcactacagcacactcatgggcagcacagcttgtgtcaaaatggcaacaggtgcctgggccagtgcttttctccatgctctcctgcacactgttaacacattttccataccactctgccaaggcaacacagtggatcagttcttctgtgagattccgcagatcctcaagctctcctgctcagactcctacctcagtgaagttgggcttattgcatttagtgcttctataatatttgggtgtttcattttcattgtgctgtcctacgtgcagatcttcactgttgtgctgaggatcccctctgagcaggcccgaaacaaagccttttccacatgcctccctcacctcgccgtggtctccctgtttctcagcactgacgCTTTTGCCTACccgaagcccccctccatctcctccccagctctggatatggtgtTAACTGTTCTGTacatggtggtgcctccagcactgaaccccctcatctacagcatgaggaacaaggagttcaaagatgccctgaggaaagtg